Sequence from the Mycobacterium florentinum genome:
ATCGTCGAGCTCCGGCTGCCCGACCCCGCCGTGATCACGCTGATCATTCGTGACGGGCATACCTTCGTTCCCGTTCCCGACACGCGTATCGAGACCGGCGACGAATTGCTGATCGTCACAACCAGCAAAACGCGGGCCGCCGCCGAGTCCAGGCTTCGCGCCGTAAGCCGGCGGGGCAAACTCGCATATTGGTTCGACGAGTACGGCGAAGTCGAATGAGGCAGGCGTCAGGACGGCGCGATGATGCGGTGTTCGTAGGCGAAGACGATCGCGGCGGCGCGGTCTCGCAATCCGAGCTTGGTGAAGATGCGGCCGATGTGCGTCTTAACCGTGAGACCCGAGATGAATAACTCGTCGGCGATCTCGGCGTTGGTGTGTCCCTTGGCGATCAGGGTGAGCACATCCTTCTCGCGCGGAGTGAGCTCGTCGATCGAGACGGCGGGTATCGGCGACGGTGCAGGGCCGGTGCGATAAGCGGCCAATACCCGTGCGGTGACCGCGGGATCGAGGTAACTGTTGCCGCTGCCGACGGCCCGGACCGCCCGGATGAGTTCCTCGGCCGGCGAATCCTTGAGCACGAAACCCGCTGCGCCGGCGCGCAATACACCGGATAACAGTTCGTCGTCGTTGAACGTTGTCAACGCGAGCACCGGCGGACCGCCGGACTCTGTCAGACGCCGGGTCGCCTCGATCCCGTCAACGCGTTTCATCCGCAGATCCATGACCACGACATCGGGGTGATGGCGCGCCACGGCGTCGGGAACCTCGTCGCCGTCCGAACATTCGCCGACCACGACGATGCCGTGCCGGGCGCGCAGGATCAACGACAGGCCCGACCTGACCAACTCCTGATCGTCGACGATCAGGGCGGTCACGGCGGGTTCGGTCCCGGTCACGATGCCTGTATTCGGCTCGGCCAGTCGGATTCGTGCGCACCCGAGGGGACGCTGGCATGCACCGACCATCCATCCCGGCTGGGACCGAAATTGATTGTGCCGCCTAGTAGTTCGATGCGCTGCATCATCCCGTGCAACCCGCGCCCGGGGGTGACGGTGCGCTCTCCGGCCGCGGCAGGGAGCTCGTTGACGACGTTGAGTGTCGCCGCGGTGCGCGACACGGTGAGGGTGATCCTCGCGGCCGCGTCGGGCGCATGCTTGGCCACGTTGGCCAGTGACTCCTGAGCGATCCGGTACAGCGCCAATCCCGCGGCCGCGGAGACGTCATCGATGGATCCGCTGACTCCGAAACTGACGTTCAGCCCCGCGCGGCTGAAATCCTCGACCAGAGAAGGGATATCGGTGATCGCGGGTTCCGGGGTGAGCCCGGTGGCTTCGGCATCGAGTAATCCGACGGTGCGTCGGATGTCGGCCATCGCTTGTCGCCCCAGGTGTTCGGCGCGTTGCAGGGCGCGAACGGTTTCCTCGTCGACGCCGTCGTGCTCGAGTGCGTGGCGTGCCCCGGTCAGGTGCAGCAAGGTGACGCTGAGCGAATGTGCGATGACGTCGTGCACTTCCCGCGCGATGCGCCGGCGTTCGTCGGCCGCGGCGTGCCGGGCCAACTGGTCCTGCATCTGGCCCTGCTTGGTGAGCAGGTCTTGCTGAGTGCGCATGAGATAACCGACGAGCCAGCCGATTGCGACGAAGGCCAGATACAGCGCCGGGGTGTTCAGGCGGTGCATCGCCGCCGCGTATACCAGCAGGGCGGCCGCGGAAGCGGCGGCCAGCGCGCCGCCCCGCGCCGAGGTGAGGGCGCTGACCATGCCGACGGTCAGGGTCAGCATCAGCGGAGCGAAATCGCCGGTAATCGCCGTGGGAGTGGCGAACAGCAGGATCGCGGTCCCTGCCATGAACGCCGCCCACAGCGTGGGTCCCTCGTGCCTGTTCAAGATGCCGCTGAGATCGAAAGTGAAGAACACGATCTCGGGGCTGAACGCGATCACCATCGCGATCACCACGATCGGCCACTCGGAGGCGGGACGCTGTAGGGCCGCGATGCTGCCCACCACGAGCATCATCGCGTCGAAACCCGCCACGACGGTCATGCTGAAGCCGGAGGGCAGCAACTGCTCTTTGCGTCGGGCCCAGGCTTGCACGCGGAGCTTCAGCGCGTCCGGCATGGCCTGATCGTAGAGGGCGCGGGCGTCGGTCACATCATCCCGGGGCAGGCTTGGAATGTCCTACCCCGGTAGTACATTCCAGCTCGTCACAGTCTGTGCATCTCGCGAGACATCGCCGCATCCTCGATGAAGGCCTCACGCTGCGGGTGGTGATAGCGCCGATTGGGTTCACGGCGCGGCGCTCGGGTCCGAAAGGCACTGCGGACCGCTTCGACGCTACCCGCCACCAAGTCCGCGAGTAGACGGCCAATACTGTTGCGCGGCAAAGGAAATGATCCGACGCCGACCTGTGCTGAATTTGCGGGGAGGACAACCCCGGCGAACCAACCGGTAACCAACGCGCGTTCGGCGGGTGCCGAACTCCGCCACACTGCGCCGACGTCAGCCATCGGATCGCGCTTCGTGTTTCGTCATGAATCGACGCTACGAATTTTCGCTGTCGGCACGCATCGTGCTCAGGGTCGATCTTGATCTGCGACCGTGGTAGGAGCCCGCCGCTCACCGTCTGCTACTGCCGTATCACCAGATCCGAAAGTTCCGGGTCTGGCAAAGGGAGGGCAGTTGGGACAAGGGCGCTGGTCGAGGGGAGGCGAATTGGATGCAGACCCAAAAGCGCTCCGACCGGATCGTCGCCGCCACCAGGATTCAGCCGCCGACCTACTTCGGCAGGCTCGTCGCCCGCGACCGCCTGATTGATCTGCTGCGCGCCAACCGCAGCAAGCGCCTGGCCCTGATCCACGCGCCGGCCGGATTCGGCAAGACCACCCTCGCGATGCAATGGCAGCGCGAACTGCGCGCCGAAGGCGTTCCGACGGCATGGATCAGTCTCGACCGCGACGACAACGACGTCTTCTCCTTCCTGGGGAGTCCAGCGGTCATGAATTCAACGCTAACGCCGAACACCGTGTTTGACCGCGTCACCACCCGATTTCCCCCGACTGGCTACCCCAACGGGTGGCAGCTATGTTAGACGTTCGTAGAATAGCGGCGTTATTTGTCACGGCCTGCGGGCCCCGAATGGGCAGTCGATGGTGAAACAATCCGATCATTACGATCTGCTCAGTGCCTATCTGAAGAACCGCGGTCTGCAAAGCGTTTGGCAGAGATCAAATTTCATTGTTATCGCCGCGCAGTCGGCGCTGCCGACGATCATGTTGTGGAGTCCGACCGGACCCACCCAGCCGGTTTTGCGGGCGGCATCGGTCGCGATCTCGGTACTGGGGCTTCTCGGCGCGACGCTATGGTTGATCCATTGGCCCACTCGCCGAGAATCGATCCTGTTCGCGTTTTCGGCAATGGCGGCTATTAGCGTCGGGTCCTTGTGCTTATCGAACCCCTATACGGGTCTGATGGGATGCACGGTTTTCGCCATTCTCGGCGGCTTCATCGCGTACTTTCACTCGGTTCGTCTGGTGGTCACCAACTTCGTCGTGGCCGCGATTTGCGCGTCGATCCTGGTGCACCGCTTCATTGCCGACACCGGCGACGTCGCCCTGATCAGCGCCGGGCTGGTCACCGTCGCGGTACTCAATGTCGGTGTGCCCTTTGGCATCCTGTCGCTGATGCACACGCTGCGCAACGACCTGCGAAGTACTGATCGCGATTCACTCACCGGCCTGCATAACCGGCGCTCGTTCTACAACGCGGTGTCTGAGCTGATGACGCTGCACGGCCGGCCCGCGGGCACCTATCTGGTGACCGCGGTGATCGACCTGGACAACTTCAAGCAGATCAACGACACCCACGGGCACGCCGTCGGTGACCAGGCGTTGGTCGCCGTGGGTGCGGCCCTCGAGCAGAACTGTCGGCCCGCGGCGGTGATCGCGCGTGTCGGCGGTGAGGAATTCGTTGTCGTCGACACCGCCTCCACGCCGCAGCACGCGACCATGACCGAACGGCTCCGCCAGGCAATCGCCGACATCCCGTTCCCGATCACCGCCAGCATCGGGACTGCCGCCATTGCGCTCGATGAGCTTCCGGCGATAGCCGACATGGAAGTCATCGACGATTTGATCGGCAACGCCGACGCCGCGATGTACGAGGCCAAACGCGCCGGGGGCGATCGGGTCTGGCACTGTCCGGAGTTGATGTCGCGCGCCGAACGTCAGGCCGTGTCCGGCTCGTAGTTGCTTCGCCGAAAGGCCTTGAGCCGGGCGATTTTCCCTGCGCTCGACCGGTCCGCGCCGGCGTCAGGTGAGCGGCCTGCCGGGAAGGATAAGCACGCCGATATACACGCCGAAGAAGACTGTTAGGTAGCGGCTTTCACGTCGAAGTGTTTGTGTCGTGGCGAGTTTTCGGAAGGGCCAAGATCATAGGCGGATGGATCAGAGCATCTACACCCAAATCGGCGGATATGAGGCCATCGAGAGCGTGGTCGACGACTTCTACGATCGCGTGCTCGCCGACGATCAACTTCGCGCCTTCTTCACCGGAACGAATATGAACCGCCTGAAAGGAAAGCAGGCGGAGTTTTTCGCGGCCGCACTGGGCGGACCCGAGCCCTATGCCGGCGCCCCGATGAAGCAAGTACATCAAGGGCGCGGAATCGCCATGCATCATTTCGACTTAGTTGTGCAGCACTTGGTCAATGCACTGAATTCGGCCGGGGTTCCGCCGCGAACGATGGGGAAAATCATCTCCGCCATTGCGCCACTGGCCCCTGAAATCGCATCGGGCGGCACCACCGCGGCATCGCTGAGCTGAGCAGGTCAGCTCGCGGCGGGGCAATCTTTCGGGTGATGCGGCATCAGGCGCATATGGTGTTCGCAATTCTGTTGCGGCACAACGTGCATCCGCGCCTCGCTCGGGGTCAGTCCGAAGTGTTGCTTGAACACGGTGTTAAAGGTGCTCCGGGAACGAAAACCGCTGGCGATGGCGATGCTGTCGATCGAGGTGTTCGACGGCGACTGGCGAAGCAGGTCGGCGGCGCGGGTCAGTCGGGTGGTGCGGATCAGGTCGGCGGTCGTGGTGCCGGCGCGCTGCAGGGCCAGCTGAATTTGCCGGACCGACCAGCCCAGCGAGTGCGCGACACCGGTCGGCGTGAGGGCGGGATTGCTCGCGTACCGCGCGACGTGTTCGCGCACCGCCTGCTCGACCGCACCGAGCGTGTCGGGAGCTCCGCCGCGACCGGTCATGCAGGTGAACAACAGGTCGTTGATGGTGGCGCAAGAACGGGAGAACTCGTAGTCGTCGAGGGTTTCGTACTGCGTGCTCACGGTCGAGATCATCGAGCTGACGACCGAGCCAAGCCCGCGCCGGAAGTCCATCACGACCGGACCTTCCGGCAAGTTGAGCGGTCGGCGGGCGTCGGCGACATCGAACGTCCAGCCCCGGGCCCAGGAGCCGTGGCGGATCTGAAGCGCGCGGGATTTGCTCAGGAGCAGAGCCTGACCCGGTTGTAGCTGTACCTGGCGGTGGTCTTGCTCAAAGTCGAGAACTCCGCTGCGGATGATGAAGAGCATGCTCCCGAGGTCTCCGTCGGCGCGCACGTCAGCGTCCGTTTTCGCATAGTGCAAGCCCTCTGACCAGAAATCGACCACGCGGTGGTCTCCGTTGTGCTGAACGATGCTGCCGGCCCGGAATTTCGCGGTATCGGGAAAGAGGAAGTGCAGCGAACCGTGATTTGCACAAACATGGTCGACCCAGTAGCCGGCCGGATCGTCCATTGCGTTGCGGGTATCACTGCGCTCGGCGACGTAGTTGGTCACCAGATGTGGGCGCCGCGCCCTGGCACTGAATTGATTCCCTGTGTTCATCGGAGCTCGAAATCGCCTCTTCCCGAACTTGCGTCCGCCTAAATGACCGTCACGTATGCCCGTCTGGTAGGCGGGGGCTACTGGACAGGCGCGCTGCGGCGCATTGTGTGCGCAAATCACCCATCGTTGGATGGTTCTACCTAATAGCGAGCGCTTTGTGGTCCGCAGATATTTCCGATCCCCGCATCATCCCCATTCGCGAGGGGTCAGCCGCTCGAGGGTGTGCAGGAAGATTTGCCGCTCCTCGGCACTGAGTTCGCCGAGCCAGTGCTCTTCGCCGCGCTGGATCTCGCGCTGCACTGCGTCTTTAACGCGTCGGCCCGCTGCGGTGATGGCGAGCAACCGCACTCTGCGATCGTCCGGGTCGGGTCGGCGTTCGATGTAGCCGTCGTCCTGGAGATCATCGAGGGTGCGGATGATCCGGGTCTTGTCGGCGCCGATGGCCGCGGCCAGCGCGGCCTGGGTACGCATCGAGGATCTGTCCAGCGCCAGCAGGACGACGTAGCCCCACATCGTCACGCCGTGCGCTTCGAGGACCGGCTCCTCCGCCGCGACCAACTCGCGCAGCAGCGGCGCGAGCATCGCGGCCAGATCAGGGCGCCGTTCCGGCGGCTTGGGAGCCACCGCGCCATGATAGGCATTGCATTACCATATGCGTATGCTTATCGTAAGCGAATGCTTACTAATTCATCTGACATCCGGCCGCTGCATCACATCGCGGTGCTGCACTCGATCGACATCGTCAAGACCGTAGCCCGGCACGACTTCGGTAGGCCGACGCCCTGCGGAGGCTGGACGCTGCTGGACCTGCTCGCGCACATGACCGTCCAACATCGCGGATTCGCCGCCGCGGCACGAGGCGCCGGCGCGGACCTCGCGAACTGGAATGTGGATGCCGTCGTCGACGCAGTACGGGCCGATCATGCGCGCGCGTACGCCGATGCCGCGCTCGACGTGATCGATGCCTTCGCCGCCGACGGCACGCCCGAGGCGGTCTTCGAGTTACCTGAATTCGGCGCGGGTGCAACGGTTCCCGGCGCGATGGCGATGGGGTTTCATTTCGTGGACTACGTCGTCCACGGCTGGGACGTCGCCGCGTCGCGGGGCCAGCCCTACGAGCTACCCGCCGACGTCGTTGCCGCTGCGCTGCCCCTGGTGCTCGCCGTCCCCGACGGGGAATTCCGCAGCGGTCAGGGTGCGCCGTTCGGTCCCGCAATCGCGCCGACGGACGGCGACGACTTCGACCGCATCCTGCGCCATCTCGGCCGTCGGCCGGACTGGGCGCAGCGATATTCGACAGCCGCCCGCCGATGATCCGGCCGACGCGATCCGCAGGTAGGTGATGAGTATCCTTGCGCCAGATGGGATTTAGTCACCGCCCAGCGCGGCACGATGCGTAACGCGGAGTGCTGCGGTGAATGTGGTTGCTTCCCAATGCATCTGCGGACTGGTGGGCCGGAACTCGAGCGAGACAAACCGGCGAAGAGCCTCGGTGTGTATCGCCACTATGCCAACACGTTACTGTGCTTTGGTTGGCCTCATCGGACAACCGAATTGAACAGGTGGGGAAACATGACCGCAGCAGCAGACTCGTCGACACTCGAATCGCGGGTCGGCCACTACTACCGGATCGACGACACCTACCAGGTCGGCCGGGAGAAGCTGCGCGAGTTCGCCCGGGCCGTGCAGGACTATCACCCCGCGCACTGGAAGGTCGCCGCCGCCGCGGAGCTGGGATATACGGACCTGGTGGCGCCGCTCACGTTCACGTCGGCGCCGGCCATGGCAGCCAATCGGCACCTGTTCGAATCGGTGGTGATCGGCTACGAGATGTACCTGCAGACCGAAGAGGTCTTCGAGCAGCATCGACCGATCGTGGCCGGCGACGAACTGCACATCGACGTCGAACTGTCGTCGGTGCGCCGGTTCGCCGGCAGAGACTTGATCACCGTGACCAACACCTTCACCGACACGGCCGGTGAGCGCGTGCACACGCTGCACACCACCGTCGTTGGTGTCACCTCCGAGGATGTCGATCCGGCGATCAGGGGGACCGCGCAGCAGGTGATGATGCACGACGTCAATCTCGCCGGGATCGACTACTCCGATGCGGGCTACCAGAAGACGGTGCGGCCCGCGGGCGAGGTGCGGATCGGCAACGACACGACCCGCACCCCTGGGACGCCGTCCTTCGATGACGTGCAGGTCGGCGACGAGTTACCGGTGCACCACGCCCGGCTGTCCCGCGGCGACCTGGTGAACTACGCCGGGGTGGCCTGCGATGCCAACCCACTGCATTGGGACGAGAACCTGGCCAAAATGGCGGGACAGCCCGACGTGATCGCCCACGGAATGCTCACGATGGGCCTGGGTGCCGCCTACGGCTCCACCTGGACCGGTGATCCCGGTGCGGTTACCCGCTACGCGGTCCGGCTGTCCCAGCCCGTGATCGTCTCGGCCGCCGAGGGCGCAGACATCGAATACAGCGGCCGGATCAAGTCGCTGGACCCGGCGACCCGCGCCGGTGTCGTCATCGTCGGCGCGAAGTCGGCTGGCCGCAAGATCTTCGGCCTGGCGACGTTGAACGTCCGGTTCCGCTGATCAGGCAACGGCCATAGGTGTGCCCCCCGCAGTGTGCCCCTGTGAGACCCGGCAGTGTGCTCCCGGCACGGTGCCCCTCTAAAACTGACGGACATTGTTGACAGTTCGGGTCTCCGATCAGTAGGAGACCTGCATGAGCGATCCGCTGCTGCCACGTGAGGTCCGTCGCCGGTTGGCGATCATCCAGCATGCCGAGGAAGTGACCGGCAACGTCGCGATGACGTGCCGCTACTACGGGATCAGTCGCACGGTGTATTACCGGTGGCTGCGGCGTTACCAGGAACAGGGCGTCGACGGGTTGCGGGACCTGTCCCGGCGACCGCGCCATAGCCCCAACGCCACCCATGTCGACGTCGTCGGCAAGATCCTTTATCTGCGCCAGAACTACCATTTCGGGCCGGCAAAGATCGCGATGTACCTCAAGCGCTACCACGACGTCGAGGTATCTCCGTCCGGGGTATGGCGCATCCTCAAACGCCTGGATCTCAACCGCCTGCCGGCCTCACAGCGGTACAAACGGCTCGACAAGCGCTGGCAACGCTACGAAAAGCAGCTGCCCGGTCACCAGGTGCAAATCGACGTCAAATTCGTCGAGCCACTCAAGACCGCGACCCGGCCCGGCGTCGGCCGGCGCAGTGTGCCCCCGGCAGTGTGGTGTTTCAGGACATGCGAATAGGGTGTCTCAAGACATCGGAATAGGTATGTCGGCCAGTTTCAGCGGGTGTCGAAGGCTCGTCTGGTCATCACCGCCGTCCTCGTCGAGGGCCGTTCGCAGTCGCAGGTCGCCCGCGATTACGGGGTTTCCCAAGGGTGGATATCGCGGCTGCTCAAGCGCTACACGCTCGAAGGCGAGGCCGCATTCGAGCCACGATCGCGACGGCCCCATAGCAGCCCGACACGGCTCGCGCAGACCACGATCGAGCTGATCATCGACATCCGACGCACCCTGGTCGGCAAAGGGCTCGACGCCGGGCCGCACACCATCGCCTGGCACCTGGAACACCACCACCGGCTACGGGTTTCGGTGGCCTCCATCAGCCGCCACCTCGCCGCGGCGGGACTCGTCCAACCCAGCCCACACAAGCGGCCCAAAGCGTCCTACATCCGCTTTGCCGCCGAACAACCCAACGAACGCTGGCAAGCCGACTTCACCCACTGGTCTTTGGCCAATAACACCCACACCGAAATCCTGTGCTTCATCGACGACCACTCCCGCTACGCACTATCGGTCACCGCCCACCGCCGCGTCACCGGCCCCATCGTCGTCGACGAATTCAAGAAAACCTATGCACGCCATGGCATTCCACACTCCACCCTGACCGACAACGGCATGGTCTTCACCACCCGATTCGCCGGCGGCAAAGGCGGACGCAACCAATACGAAGCCGAACTGCACCGCCTGGGCGTGCGCCAAATCAACTCCACCCCAACCACCCCACCACCTGCGGCAAAGTCGAACGATTCCACCAAACCCTCAAACGCTGGCTCACCGGCCAACCCCGCCCCACCACCCTGACCCAACTACAAACCCAACTCGACGCCTTCATCGACGAATACAACCACCGCCGCCCCCACCGCGCCCTACCCCACCGCGCCACCCCAGCCACCATCTACACCAGCCGGCCCAAAGCCGACCCAGCAACCCGCATCGACACCCACAACCGAGTACGCACCGACCGCGTCGACCAAGCCGGATCTGTCACCCTGCGCGTCAACGGACGCCTGCACCACATCGGCGTCGGCCGCATCCACTACCGAACCCGCGTCCTGATCCTGGTCCAAGACCTCAACATCAAAATCATCAACGCCGCCACCGGAGAACTACTCCGCGACTTCACCCTCGACCCCACCAGCGACTACCAACCCACCGGCGCCCCCAAAGGCCCCACACGGAAAAAGGCCCGAACCTAACGCAGGTTCAGACCTATTCCGATGTCTTGCGACACCACAGTGTGCCCCCGGCAGGATTCGAACCTGCGACACCGGCTTTAGGAGAGCCGTGCTCTATCCCCTGAGCTACGAGGGCGGACGGGCTGAGCTTACCGTGACGGCAGGCTCAGGCCCGTTGGCCCGCGACCGTGGTCAGCGCAGCTCCGCGATCACCTTCGAGAAGTTGGCGATGTTGTTGTCCTGCACGGTGACAGAGGACACGCCGTACTTCTCCCGGTAGGCGAGCAACGTGTCGGCGATCTCGCGGGGCGAGCCGCTGAGCACCGAGGGCTGGGACAGGATCTCCTCGTCGGTCAGGTCCGGCGCGTAGCTGCGGGTCAGCTTCAGGTCGGGCTCGGTCTCGCCGTCGCGCGGCATCGCGGTGATCGCCAGGTTCAGTTCGAGTGAGTCGAACCGGTCGCCGGCGGCCTTGCGCACGAAGTCGACGCGTTCGGCGAACGGGTCCTCGACGTCGCGCACCTTGGAACCGGTCAACCCGATGATGTCGGCGTTGCGGGCCGCGATGCTCAGCACGCGGTCACCGTTGCCCGCGATGATCAGCGGCGTCGACGGGTGGTGCTCCTTCAGATACTTCGTCATGTGCTCGAGGTAGTCGACCCGCGCACCGGCGCTGGGGTAGGGGATCTCCGCGGCCTCGAACTCTTCGCGGACGTAGCCGGTACCGAGTCCGATCTCGAGGCGGCCGTTGCTGAGCAGGTCCAAGCCTTGCATGTCCCGGCTGAGCAGGGCCGGCTTGTAGAACGCGGAGTTGAGCACGTACATGCTCAGCCGCAGCGTGGTGGTGACCATCGCGACCGCGGTCAGGGTCGGAAAGGGTGCTGCGGCACCCAAATGGTCAGGCACACAAAGAATGTCGAAGCCGGAGTCTTCAGCGCGCTTGGCCTTGTCGAGGAGTGCCTCGCGCGACTTGAAGAACCGCATACTCATGCCAAATCGAAAATCCTTGGCCACCAACAACCTCCGTTAAATGAGTTAGGAACAATTACCAGGAGCGAGCCGCGGCCGCCAAGCCCCGAACCAGGGCGGAGGTGACCGGCGATAGGCCATCAGGCCCCGGCAGCGGGCTGCGCGGGCTGAGACCCCTGACGCGAACGGACAATTCGAGTTGTGTTCCGCCTTCGCGTACCCGGTTTACCGGGTTGTCAGGATGTA
This genomic interval carries:
- a CDS encoding response regulator, with product MTGTEPAVTALIVDDQELVRSGLSLILRARHGIVVVGECSDGDEVPDAVARHHPDVVVMDLRMKRVDGIEATRRLTESGGPPVLALTTFNDDELLSGVLRAGAAGFVLKDSPAEELIRAVRAVGSGNSYLDPAVTARVLAAYRTGPAPSPIPAVSIDELTPREKDVLTLIAKGHTNAEIADELFISGLTVKTHIGRIFTKLGLRDRAAAIVFAYEHRIIAPS
- a CDS encoding sensor histidine kinase — its product is MPDALKLRVQAWARRKEQLLPSGFSMTVVAGFDAMMLVVGSIAALQRPASEWPIVVIAMVIAFSPEIVFFTFDLSGILNRHEGPTLWAAFMAGTAILLFATPTAITGDFAPLMLTLTVGMVSALTSARGGALAAASAAALLVYAAAMHRLNTPALYLAFVAIGWLVGYLMRTQQDLLTKQGQMQDQLARHAAADERRRIAREVHDVIAHSLSVTLLHLTGARHALEHDGVDEETVRALQRAEHLGRQAMADIRRTVGLLDAEATGLTPEPAITDIPSLVEDFSRAGLNVSFGVSGSIDDVSAAAGLALYRIAQESLANVAKHAPDAAARITLTVSRTAATLNVVNELPAAAGERTVTPGRGLHGMMQRIELLGGTINFGPSRDGWSVHASVPSGAHESDWPSRIQAS
- a CDS encoding GGDEF domain-containing protein, producing MGCTVFAILGGFIAYFHSVRLVVTNFVVAAICASILVHRFIADTGDVALISAGLVTVAVLNVGVPFGILSLMHTLRNDLRSTDRDSLTGLHNRRSFYNAVSELMTLHGRPAGTYLVTAVIDLDNFKQINDTHGHAVGDQALVAVGAALEQNCRPAAVIARVGGEEFVVVDTASTPQHATMTERLRQAIADIPFPITASIGTAAIALDELPAIADMEVIDDLIGNADAAMYEAKRAGGDRVWHCPELMSRAERQAVSGS
- a CDS encoding group I truncated hemoglobin gives rise to the protein MDQSIYTQIGGYEAIESVVDDFYDRVLADDQLRAFFTGTNMNRLKGKQAEFFAAALGGPEPYAGAPMKQVHQGRGIAMHHFDLVVQHLVNALNSAGVPPRTMGKIISAIAPLAPEIASGGTTAASLS
- a CDS encoding AraC family transcriptional regulator, which gives rise to MNTGNQFSARARRPHLVTNYVAERSDTRNAMDDPAGYWVDHVCANHGSLHFLFPDTAKFRAGSIVQHNGDHRVVDFWSEGLHYAKTDADVRADGDLGSMLFIIRSGVLDFEQDHRQVQLQPGQALLLSKSRALQIRHGSWARGWTFDVADARRPLNLPEGPVVMDFRRGLGSVVSSMISTVSTQYETLDDYEFSRSCATINDLLFTCMTGRGGAPDTLGAVEQAVREHVARYASNPALTPTGVAHSLGWSVRQIQLALQRAGTTTADLIRTTRLTRAADLLRQSPSNTSIDSIAIASGFRSRSTFNTVFKQHFGLTPSEARMHVVPQQNCEHHMRLMPHHPKDCPAAS
- a CDS encoding MarR family winged helix-turn-helix transcriptional regulator; the encoded protein is MLAPLLRELVAAEEPVLEAHGVTMWGYVVLLALDRSSMRTQAALAAAIGADKTRIIRTLDDLQDDGYIERRPDPDDRRVRLLAITAAGRRVKDAVQREIQRGEEHWLGELSAEERQIFLHTLERLTPREWG
- a CDS encoding TIGR03086 family metal-binding protein; translation: MLTNSSDIRPLHHIAVLHSIDIVKTVARHDFGRPTPCGGWTLLDLLAHMTVQHRGFAAAARGAGADLANWNVDAVVDAVRADHARAYADAALDVIDAFAADGTPEAVFELPEFGAGATVPGAMAMGFHFVDYVVHGWDVAASRGQPYELPADVVAAALPLVLAVPDGEFRSGQGAPFGPAIAPTDGDDFDRILRHLGRRPDWAQRYSTAARR
- a CDS encoding fused (3R)-hydroxyacyl-ACP dehydratase subunits HadA/HadB — encoded protein: MTAAADSSTLESRVGHYYRIDDTYQVGREKLREFARAVQDYHPAHWKVAAAAELGYTDLVAPLTFTSAPAMAANRHLFESVVIGYEMYLQTEEVFEQHRPIVAGDELHIDVELSSVRRFAGRDLITVTNTFTDTAGERVHTLHTTVVGVTSEDVDPAIRGTAQQVMMHDVNLAGIDYSDAGYQKTVRPAGEVRIGNDTTRTPGTPSFDDVQVGDELPVHHARLSRGDLVNYAGVACDANPLHWDENLAKMAGQPDVIAHGMLTMGLGAAYGSTWTGDPGAVTRYAVRLSQPVIVSAAEGADIEYSGRIKSLDPATRAGVVIVGAKSAGRKIFGLATLNVRFR
- a CDS encoding helix-turn-helix domain-containing protein — its product is MSDPLLPREVRRRLAIIQHAEEVTGNVAMTCRYYGISRTVYYRWLRRYQEQGVDGLRDLSRRPRHSPNATHVDVVGKILYLRQNYHFGPAKIAMYLKRYHDVEVSPSGVWRILKRLDLNRLPASQRYKRLDKRWQRYEKQLPGHQVQIDVKFVEPLKTATRPGVGRRSVPPAVWCFRTCE
- a CDS encoding LLM class F420-dependent oxidoreductase produces the protein MLVAKDFRFGMSMRFFKSREALLDKAKRAEDSGFDILCVPDHLGAAAPFPTLTAVAMVTTTLRLSMYVLNSAFYKPALLSRDMQGLDLLSNGRLEIGLGTGYVREEFEAAEIPYPSAGARVDYLEHMTKYLKEHHPSTPLIIAGNGDRVLSIAARNADIIGLTGSKVRDVEDPFAERVDFVRKAAGDRFDSLELNLAITAMPRDGETEPDLKLTRSYAPDLTDEEILSQPSVLSGSPREIADTLLAYREKYGVSSVTVQDNNIANFSKVIAELR